The following nucleotide sequence is from Lysobacterales bacterium.
TATGGCGGACAGCATCTGCCGGAAATCGTCGGCGCCATCGTCAAGGAAATGATCGACTCGGCCAACCTGAGTTGGGGCACTTATCCGCTGCTCTCGCACGGCGCCACCGAAGCACTCAAGCACCACGGCGAGGAATGGCAGCGCCAGGTGTTCCTGAAGCCCATCGTCGAAGGCCGCTGGACCGGCACCATGTGCCTGACCGAGCCGCATTGCGGCTCCGACCTCGGCCTGCTCAAGACCAAGGCCGAACCCACGGCCGACGGCATGTATCGCATCAGCGGCACCAAGATCTTCATCACTGCCGGCGAACATGACCTGACCGAGAACATCGTGCACCTCGTGCTCGCGCGCCTGCCCGACGCACCGCCCGGCACCAAGGGCATCTCGCTGTTCATCGTGCCGAAATTCAAGACCGCGCGCGACGGCACCGTGGGCGAGCGCAACTCGTTGTCGTGCGGATCGATCGAGCACAAGATGGGCATCAAGGCCTCGGCCACGTGCGTGATGAACTTCGATGGTGCCGAGGGTTATCTGATCGGCCAGGCCAATCGCGGCCTCAATGCCATGTTCACGATGATGAACACGGCCCGCCTCGCGGTTGGTCTGCAGGGCCTCGGCCTGATCGAGCGCGCCTACCAGAACGCGCTGTTCTATGCGCGTGATCGCCTGCAGATGCGTTCGCTGAGCGGTCCGAAGCGCCCGGACAAACCGGCCGATCCGCTGATCGTCCACCCGGACATCCGGCGCATGCTGCTCACTCAGAAGGCTTTCGTCGAGGCCGGCCGGGCCTTGTCGTATCGCGCCATCATGCTGGTCGACGTGTTCGAGCGCGCCAGCGACGCCGAAGTGAAGAAGAACGCCGACGATCTGCTCGGTTTCCTCACCCCGATCGTCAAGGCAGTGATGACCGAACTCGCCGTCGAATGCACCAACCATGCGCTGCAGATCTACGGTGGCCACGGCTACATCGCCGAGTGGGGCATGGAACAACTCGCCCGCGACGCCCGCATCACCACGATTTACGAAGGCACCACCGGCATCCAGGCGCTGGACCTGCTCGGCCGCAAGACGCTGCAGAGCCAGGGCGCCGGCCTCAAGCTGTTCCTCACCGAAATCGCCGATTTCTGCGCCGCGAACGCCGGCAACGCCGATGTCGCCGAATTCATCCCGGTGCTGACCCAACTCGCGCAACAGTGGCAGGAACTCACGATCCACGTCGGCAAGGCGAGCATGGCCAACCCGGAAGAACTCGGCGCGGCCTCTGTCGACTACCTGTTTTACGCGGGCTACGTCTCGCTCGCGTACTTCTCGGCCAGACTCGTGGCGCACGCTCGCCCGCACGGCGATGCCTTCCTGAAGAACAAGCTCGACACCGCGCGCTTCTATTTCACCCGCATCCTGCCGCGTACCGGTGCGCATGCCCTTGCGATCCGCGCCGGCGCCGCAACGCTGATGGCGATGGACGAGGACGCGTTCGGGTGAGACTGCACCCGGTGCTGGTCGCGATGTTCGTCGCAACAGGCGCGATCGAGGCGGCAAGCTTCGATTGCACCAAGGCGACGACGGAAGTCGAGAAGCTGGTCTGCGCGGACGCTGCGCTGTCGGCGCAGGACGACGCACTTGCGGCGACCTATCGCCAAGCTGCGTCGCTGACGACGCCGGGCGACACTGAGCCGAGGGCGTCGCAACGCGCCTGGTTGAAGCAGCGCAACGCCTGCACCGAGGCCGAGTGCGTGGCGAATGCCTACCGAGCGCGCATCGCCGAACTCAACGATGCGATCGGGCAGGACCTGAACGCGGAGGCCATCGCGGGCAGCTACACCCGTCGCGACCGCAACTACTCCGACGAAGGCGAGCCGTCCGAGATCACCGTGCGTGCCTTGCCCGACGGCCGGGTCACGATCGAAGGCGAAGCGCTGTGGATCGGCAATGCCGACACCGGCAACGTCAATACCGGCACACTCGAAGGCGACCACGAACTGCGCGCCGGCGTCGTCGACTATCGCGATGGCGACGACGAATGGTCCTGCGTGCTGACGTTGCGATTTGGCCGCGACAGCATCGACATCGACGAACCGCGACCCACCTGTGGCGGAAATCACGTCCGCTTCGGTGGTCATTACCGAAAATCGCAGTGATCTCGCAGCGCTGCGCGCTAGGATGGCC
It contains:
- a CDS encoding acyl-CoA dehydrogenase C-terminal domain-containing protein, whose translation is MSRYAAPLREMRYVLFDVLHGESHFASLPGADSANRELVDAVLDEAAKFNEQVLAPLNKTGDQEGCHWNAGVVTTPKGFKEAYAQFVDGGWSGLTAPEAYGGQHLPEIVGAIVKEMIDSANLSWGTYPLLSHGATEALKHHGEEWQRQVFLKPIVEGRWTGTMCLTEPHCGSDLGLLKTKAEPTADGMYRISGTKIFITAGEHDLTENIVHLVLARLPDAPPGTKGISLFIVPKFKTARDGTVGERNSLSCGSIEHKMGIKASATCVMNFDGAEGYLIGQANRGLNAMFTMMNTARLAVGLQGLGLIERAYQNALFYARDRLQMRSLSGPKRPDKPADPLIVHPDIRRMLLTQKAFVEAGRALSYRAIMLVDVFERASDAEVKKNADDLLGFLTPIVKAVMTELAVECTNHALQIYGGHGYIAEWGMEQLARDARITTIYEGTTGIQALDLLGRKTLQSQGAGLKLFLTEIADFCAANAGNADVAEFIPVLTQLAQQWQELTIHVGKASMANPEELGAASVDYLFYAGYVSLAYFSARLVAHARPHGDAFLKNKLDTARFYFTRILPRTGAHALAIRAGAATLMAMDEDAFG
- a CDS encoding DUF1311 domain-containing protein, whose translation is MRLHPVLVAMFVATGAIEAASFDCTKATTEVEKLVCADAALSAQDDALAATYRQAASLTTPGDTEPRASQRAWLKQRNACTEAECVANAYRARIAELNDAIGQDLNAEAIAGSYTRRDRNYSDEGEPSEITVRALPDGRVTIEGEALWIGNADTGNVNTGTLEGDHELRAGVVDYRDGDDEWSCVLTLRFGRDSIDIDEPRPTCGGNHVRFGGHYRKSQ